One genomic window of Papaver somniferum cultivar HN1 unplaced genomic scaffold, ASM357369v1 unplaced-scaffold_150, whole genome shotgun sequence includes the following:
- the LOC113336017 gene encoding ribosome biogenesis protein bms1-like: MQKDTAAVDLTMKQEEPPYVIVVHGPPKVGKSRLIRSLVKRYTKKNVNKLYMQGPVTIISGKQRRIQFVECPNNINGMLDAAKYADAVMLLIDADTGFQMETFEFVNILRVHGMPKVMGVLISDGARLFCLSGLGTGMYPKHEILDLASFISIMEFHPLSWRAAQPYVLVDRFEDVTPSGRLLIDYRCTRDIVLYGYLRGCDIKKGAKVHIAGVGDFPLFGITSFVDPCPLKSALKRKKSLKGKEQDGCSSFRPGTYLRLEVRDIPFEMVGDINPGHPILVGGISPREENIGYMQATLKRHTWHRKLLKTRDPIIVSIGWRRYQTSPVYAMDDSGDRLRMLNYTPVDMQCLAMFWGPLASPNTGVVVVQDLPDKRAAFRILATGVVVDFNHAAKILKKCKRSRIPWKISGKTALIKNLFKSDDEIDRFKDAKLWTESGIQGKVEKAAEKVRRRKDGVLRVGIVECKFKRRICMHDTIFMRMWKEVKVPGFFNPFIQMTGLSHRPDEFPKGVLFKHETDGESPTERRMVAFVEGEPSFQDLTIAKEFELYHCNKEEQKEFKRHPMLVMIPKEEEMLEIHERGEITKKHQTKPWTPDCPVDDRVLNCAMSLYGKVPTYFTFFRPRNQIKYKN, translated from the exons ATGCag AAAGATACAGCTGCTGTTGATCTTACCATGAAACAAGAAGAACCTCCATATGTTATTGTTGTCCATGGACCTCCCAAG GTTGGAAAGTCCCGGTTGATTAGATCACTAGTAAAGCGTTACACCAAGAAAAATGTTAATAAATTATACATGCAAGGCCCAGTTACTATCATATCAG GGAAGCAAAGACGGATACAGTTTGTGGAGTGTCCGAATAACATTAATGGTATGCTTGATGCTGCAAAATATGCTGACGCTGTCATGTTGCTCATTGATGCAGATACTGGTTTTCAAATG GAAACATTCGAGTTTGTGAATATTTTACGAGTTCATGGCATGCCGAAGGTCATGGGGGTGCTGATATCTGATG GAGCAAGACTATTCTGCTTATCTGGACTTGGAACTGGGAT GTATCCTAAGCATGAAATTCTGGATCTTGCAAGCTTCATATCGATTATGGAATTTCATCCTTTGTCATGGCGAGCTGCACAACCTTATGTGTTGGTAGACCGTTTTGAAGATGTTACTCCGTCAGGCAGGTTGCTCATCGATTACAGATGCACTAGGGACATTGTTTTGTATGGTTATCTCCGAGGTTGTGATATCAAGAAAGGAGCTAAG GTGCACATTGCTGGTGTTGGTGATTTCCCTCTATTTGGCATAACAAGCTTTGTTGATCCTTGCCCTTTAAAGTCCGCCCTCAAAAGGAAGAAATCTCTGAAAG GAAAGGAGCAGGATGGGTGTTCGAGTTTCAGACCAGGGACTTATCTAAGATTGGAGGTCCGAGACATTCCTTTCGAGATGGTTGGAGATATTAATCCTGGTCATCCGATTCTCGTTGGAGGTATCAGTCCCAGAGAAGAAAATATTGGATATATGCAG GCAACACTTAAGCGACATACTTGGCACAGGAAATTGTTGAAGACAAGAGACCCTATTATAGTTTCCATTGGTTGGAGGCGGTACCAGACGAGCCCTGTATATGCCATGGATGACAGTGGTGACCGGCTTCGAATGCTCAATTACACCCCCGTTGACATGCAGTGCCTTGCAATGTTTTGGGGCCCCCTTGCATCACCCAACACTGGAGTTGTTGTTGTACAGGATCTACCAGACAAAAGG GCAGCGTTTCGCATTTTAGCAACTGGCGTTGTTGTTGATTTTAACCATGCTGCGAAGATATTAAAGAAATGTAAGCGGTCTAGAATACCTTGGAAGATCTCTGGCAAGACTGCTCTTATTAAGAACTTGTTTAAAtcagatgatgaaattgatagGTTCAAAGATGCAAAACTTTGGACAGAGAGCGGAATTCAGGGGAAGGTTGAAAAG GCTGCAGAAAAAGTACGGAGAAGAAAGGATGGTGTACTTAGAGTAGGGATTGTGGAGTGCAAGTTTAAGCGCAGAATTTGCATGCATGATACAATTTTCATGCGCATGTGGAAAGAAGTTAAAGTTCCtggtttcttcaacccattcataCAAATGACTGGGTTATCACACAGG CCCGATGAATTCCCGAAAGGAGTGTTATTCAAACATGAAACTGATGGAGAGTCGCCCACAGAACGACGTATGGTGGCCTTTGTTGAGGGAGAGCCTAGCTTCCAAGACCTAACTATTGCCAAGGAATTTGAGTTGTATCAT TGTAATAAAGAGGAGCAGAAGGAATTCAAGAGACATCCAATGCTGGTGATGATtccaaaggaagaagagatgttagAAATACATGAGAGAGGGGAGATTACAAAGAAACACCAAACAAAGCCATGGACTCCCGACTGTCCTGTAGACGACCGGGTCTTGAATTGCGCAATGAGTCTATATGGAAAAGTTCCAACTTATTTTACCTTCTTCCGACCACGTAATCAAATTAAATATAAGAATTAG
- the LOC113336082 gene encoding ribosome biogenesis protein BMS1 homolog — protein sequence MAFASSSSSSKQQIVLCGPNHVKVYKNTTTAENSTEAATSDEQMEVDRPDFMLKEEERPPYVIVVHGPPKVGKEKHLFIRSLVDHYTEDRDLPDLRGPITIITGKRRRIQFVECPNNVNGMRDAAKYADAVIFLINAYVGFEMETFEFVNVLRVHGMPKVMGVLTSIDKCDLFETEEHLMNHFSIEICEGATVFCYLGSIMGCKYPEHEIRQLASFISAMDFHPLSWQAAQPYVLAEHFEDVTRVHTDNRCNRDIVLHGYLRGCDIKKGAKVFVLGMLIDAFWN from the exons ATGGcgtttgcttcttcttcttcttcgagcaAGCAGCAAATTGTTCTATGTGGTCCGAATCATGTCAAAGTATATAAAAACACCACCACCGCCGAAAACAGTACAGAAGCAGCTACTAGCGATGAGCAGATGGAAGTTGATAGACCTGATTTTATGttaaaagaagaagaacgacCACCGTATGTTATTGTTGTCCATGGACCTCCCAAG GTTGGGAAGGAGAAGCACCTGTTCATTAGGTCACTAGTAGATCATTATACCGAGGATCGTGATTTACCGGACTTGCGAGGGCCCATTACCATCATAACAG GGAAGAGAAGGCGAATACAGTTTGTGGAGTGTCCCAATAATGTTAATGGTATGCGTGATGCTGCAAAGTATGCTGACGCTGTAATATTCCTCATAAATGCATATGTTGGGTTTGAAATG GAGACATTTGAGTTTGTTAACGTCTTACGAGTTCATGGCATGCCCAAGGTTATGGGGGTGCTGACATCTATTGATAAATGCGACCTATTTGAAACCGAAGAACACCTCATGAATCATTTCAGCATTGAAATATGTGAAGGAGCAACAGTATTCTGTTATCTGGGCTCGATCATGGGATGTAA GTATCCGGAGCATGAAATCCGCCAGCTGGCAAGCTTCATATCGGCTATGGATTTCCATCCTTTGTCATGGCAAGCTGCACAACCATATGTGTTAGCAGAACACTTTGAAGATGTAACTCGAGTGCACACGGATAACAGATGCAATAGAGACATTGTTTTGCATGGTTATCTCCGAGGTTGTGATATCAAGAAAGGAGCTAAGGTATTTGTGTTAGGGATGCTAATTGATGCCTTTTGGAACTAG